One stretch of Micromonospora echinospora DNA includes these proteins:
- a CDS encoding PKD domain-containing protein, with translation MAMIERGRWRRTAARLGVATVVAAAGVTVFAAPAQATATRTVAFYSMDEPASSSTVLTDYSGNGRHGTIGGEVATGALYAGATGHRFATHLPTDQEYVPGHVDLVPHTTDFNPDAGDFSVTIRYRTTYSFGNILQKGQGNTAGGYWKFEAPNGKPKCLFRGADGASRTGYTDVPISDGQWHTITCNRTSAYVEMYVDGVRTSRLNGPTGTIANTWPLSVGGKSQCDGTKVTCDYFAGDIDYVKILKGSGGPANQAPVAALTPTCSGLVCTFTGAGSTDADGAIQDHSWNFGDGDTAGTASVPTTSHTYAAAGTYPVTLTVTDDRGATGAATVEVTVAPVPERISFVGQATANANWTSHTVTVPAGVQAGDMLLLLLSQNTHTGTGEPTGVTGWSRLDRLDGGFATTSAWWKTAGAGDAGTAVRVTLDSQAKGNLVLAAYRGVAPGAPVFTRATDPASTATRITPYAPVTTAQSWAVSYWLHGDSTSTALTPPAGVAVRSNTSQTGGGRVTGLLADSASSVPTGSYGGLTATGAAASTTTTTWTFVLPPA, from the coding sequence ATGGCAATGATCGAGCGGGGACGGTGGCGGCGGACGGCCGCGCGATTAGGGGTGGCGACCGTCGTCGCGGCGGCCGGGGTGACGGTCTTCGCCGCGCCCGCGCAGGCCACCGCGACGCGGACGGTGGCGTTCTACAGCATGGACGAACCGGCGTCGTCGTCGACGGTGCTGACCGACTACAGCGGCAACGGCCGCCACGGCACCATCGGCGGCGAGGTGGCCACCGGCGCGCTCTACGCCGGGGCGACCGGCCACCGCTTCGCCACCCACCTGCCCACCGACCAGGAGTACGTCCCGGGCCACGTCGACCTGGTGCCGCACACCACCGACTTCAACCCGGACGCCGGGGACTTCTCGGTGACCATCCGTTACCGGACCACGTACTCCTTCGGCAACATCCTCCAGAAGGGACAGGGCAACACGGCCGGCGGCTACTGGAAGTTCGAGGCGCCCAACGGCAAGCCGAAGTGCCTGTTCCGGGGCGCGGACGGCGCCTCCCGTACCGGCTACACCGATGTGCCGATCTCCGACGGCCAGTGGCACACGATCACCTGCAACCGCACCTCCGCGTACGTGGAGATGTACGTCGACGGCGTGCGGACCAGCCGCCTCAACGGGCCGACCGGAACCATCGCCAACACCTGGCCACTGTCCGTGGGCGGCAAGAGCCAGTGCGACGGTACGAAGGTCACCTGCGACTACTTCGCGGGCGACATCGACTACGTGAAGATCCTGAAGGGCTCGGGCGGCCCGGCGAACCAGGCGCCGGTGGCCGCGCTGACGCCCACCTGCTCCGGGCTGGTGTGCACGTTCACCGGCGCGGGCTCGACCGACGCCGACGGCGCGATCCAGGACCACAGCTGGAACTTCGGCGACGGGGACACCGCCGGCACCGCCTCCGTACCGACCACGTCCCACACGTACGCGGCAGCCGGCACCTACCCGGTCACGCTCACCGTCACCGACGACCGGGGCGCCACCGGGGCCGCGACTGTCGAGGTGACTGTCGCGCCCGTACCGGAGCGGATCTCGTTCGTCGGCCAGGCCACCGCGAACGCCAACTGGACGAGCCACACGGTGACCGTCCCGGCGGGCGTGCAGGCCGGTGACATGCTGCTGCTCCTGCTCAGTCAGAACACGCACACCGGCACCGGGGAGCCGACCGGCGTGACCGGCTGGAGCAGACTCGACCGGCTCGACGGCGGCTTCGCCACCACCTCCGCCTGGTGGAAGACGGCCGGCGCCGGTGACGCGGGCACGGCCGTCCGGGTGACACTGGACAGTCAGGCGAAGGGCAACCTGGTGCTGGCCGCGTACCGGGGGGTGGCGCCCGGCGCGCCGGTCTTCACCCGGGCCACCGACCCGGCGAGCACCGCCACCCGCATCACGCCGTACGCGCCGGTGACCACCGCGCAGAGCTGGGCCGTGTCGTACTGGCTGCACGGCGACAGCACCTCCACCGCGCTCACCCCGCCGGCGGGCGTGGCGGTGCGCAGCAACACCTCGCAGACCGGCGGCGGACGGGTGACCGGCCTGCTCGCCGACTCGGCGAGCAGCGTGCCGACCGGCAGCTACGGCGGGCTCACCGCCACCGGCGCCGCGGCCAGCACGACCACCACCACGTGGACGTTCGTCCTGCCCCCGGCCTGA
- a CDS encoding NAD-dependent epimerase/dehydratase family protein → MRLLMLGGTGFVGGAVVAEAVRRDWQVTVFNRGVHGQAPPGVHRLRGDRTMPDGLAALAGGEWDLVVDTWDGAPRAVRDAALALAGAVPHYVYVSSGSVYAPPVELGTGEEAPTVAADPDADDGDYPANKAGGELAATRVFGDRALLVRAGLILGPGEDIGRLPWWLHRIARGGDVLAPGPRDLPIQYVDVRDLANWLLDRGAEGVGGAYNVIGRTGHATMGELLDAAVAATGSDATLRWTAPEPILAAGVVPWNDLPVWVPRGHEYRWLQERNVERAYAAGLVCRPVTETVADTWRWLREVGRVPDRAGRPARAPVGLEPEREAALLASLPA, encoded by the coding sequence ATGCGACTCCTGATGCTTGGCGGTACGGGCTTCGTCGGTGGTGCCGTGGTGGCCGAGGCGGTACGCCGCGACTGGCAGGTGACAGTGTTCAACCGGGGCGTACACGGGCAGGCGCCGCCCGGCGTACACCGGTTGCGGGGTGACCGGACGATGCCGGACGGGCTGGCCGCGCTGGCAGGCGGCGAGTGGGATCTGGTGGTGGACACCTGGGACGGCGCGCCCCGGGCGGTCCGGGATGCGGCACTGGCCCTGGCCGGCGCGGTGCCGCACTACGTCTACGTGTCCAGCGGCTCGGTGTACGCGCCACCCGTCGAACTCGGCACCGGCGAGGAGGCGCCGACGGTGGCGGCGGACCCGGACGCCGACGACGGCGACTACCCGGCGAACAAGGCGGGCGGGGAACTCGCCGCGACCCGGGTGTTCGGTGACCGGGCGCTGCTCGTGCGCGCCGGGCTGATCCTGGGGCCGGGGGAGGACATCGGGCGGCTGCCGTGGTGGCTGCACCGCATCGCCCGGGGCGGGGACGTGCTGGCGCCCGGGCCGCGTGACCTGCCGATCCAGTACGTGGACGTCCGCGACCTGGCGAACTGGCTGCTGGACCGTGGGGCTGAGGGCGTCGGCGGGGCGTACAACGTGATCGGTCGCACCGGGCACGCGACGATGGGCGAGCTGCTCGACGCTGCGGTGGCGGCGACCGGATCGGACGCGACGCTGCGGTGGACGGCGCCGGAGCCGATCCTGGCGGCCGGGGTGGTGCCGTGGAACGACCTGCCGGTCTGGGTGCCGCGTGGGCACGAGTACCGGTGGTTGCAGGAGCGGAACGTCGAGCGGGCGTACGCGGCGGGGCTGGTGTGCCGGCCGGTGACCGAGACGGTCGCCGACACCTGGCGGTGGCTGCGCGAGGTGGGGCGCGTGCCGGACCGCGCGGGGCGGCCGGCGCGGGCCCCGGTCGGCCTGGAGCCGGAGCGGGAGGCCGCGTTGCTGGCCTCGCTCCCCGCCTGA
- a CDS encoding Acg family FMN-binding oxidoreductase yields MTTEYTTADLRAAVADAVRAPSLHNTQPWRFRVVDGGIEVSVDPLRGLPATDPTGWGARMAAGAALFNLRLALAVAGTPATVRLRPYPSDPDVVARLVPDVPRRPTPTEQSLYGAISRRFSNRAPFWPDPVPAEARWRLGEAARAEQCWLELVIGTSAVNAVAEVARSAHRVLERDPAYVAERTEWIRSEPAADGVPAVAGGPQSEPQDLLPQRGFGGRNRAPGRDFEPEPLVAVLGSAGNTSADQILAGQALQRVLLTATDAGLSASMLSQPIEVPAAREALRMSLGRFGTPQMVMRIGYGQPGRATPRRSVEEVLDLPVVPA; encoded by the coding sequence ATGACGACCGAATACACCACCGCGGACCTGCGGGCCGCGGTCGCCGACGCGGTCCGGGCGCCGTCGCTGCACAACACCCAGCCGTGGCGGTTCCGGGTGGTCGACGGCGGCATCGAAGTGTCCGTCGACCCGCTGCGCGGTCTGCCCGCCACCGACCCGACCGGGTGGGGCGCGCGCATGGCCGCCGGCGCGGCGCTGTTCAACCTGCGCCTCGCGCTCGCCGTGGCGGGCACCCCGGCCACGGTGCGGCTGCGCCCGTACCCCTCCGACCCGGACGTCGTGGCCCGGCTCGTGCCGGACGTGCCGCGCCGCCCCACCCCGACCGAGCAGAGCCTGTACGGGGCGATCAGCCGCCGGTTCAGCAACCGCGCGCCGTTCTGGCCGGACCCGGTGCCGGCCGAGGCCCGCTGGCGGCTCGGCGAGGCGGCCCGGGCCGAGCAGTGCTGGCTGGAGCTGGTGATCGGCACCAGCGCGGTGAACGCGGTCGCCGAGGTCGCCCGCAGCGCCCACCGGGTGCTGGAGCGCGACCCCGCGTACGTGGCCGAGCGGACGGAGTGGATCCGCTCCGAGCCGGCCGCCGACGGCGTGCCCGCCGTCGCCGGCGGACCGCAGAGCGAGCCGCAGGACCTGCTGCCCCAGCGCGGCTTCGGCGGCCGCAACCGCGCACCCGGCCGGGACTTCGAGCCGGAGCCGCTCGTCGCGGTGCTCGGCTCGGCCGGCAACACCTCCGCCGACCAGATCCTCGCCGGGCAGGCGTTGCAGCGGGTGCTGCTCACCGCCACCGACGCCGGGCTCAGCGCGTCGATGCTGTCCCAGCCGATCGAGGTGCCGGCCGCGCGGGAGGCGCTGCGGATGTCGCTGGGCCGGTTCGGCACTCCGCAGATGGTGATGCGGATCGGGTACGGCCAGCCGGGCCGCGCCACCCCGCGTCGCTCGGTCGAGGAGGTGCTCGACCTGCCGGTCGTGCCGGCCTGA
- a CDS encoding response regulator encodes MIRVFLLDDHEVVRRGLADLLQSSGDIEVVGESGLAQEAARRIPALRPDVAILDARLPDGNGIDVCRDVRAVDSSIKGLILTSYEDDEALFAAIMAGAAGYVLKQIRGTDLVDAVRRVAAGQSLLDPAITTRVLERIRSGVEQPRELKSLTEQERRILEYVAEGLTNREIAGKMFLAEKTVKNYVSSVLAKLGLERRTQAAVLATRLLGKNT; translated from the coding sequence ATGATCCGGGTGTTCCTGCTCGACGACCACGAGGTCGTCCGTCGTGGCCTTGCCGACCTGCTGCAGAGCAGCGGCGACATCGAGGTGGTCGGCGAGTCCGGCCTGGCCCAGGAGGCGGCGCGCCGCATCCCCGCGCTGCGCCCCGACGTGGCGATCCTCGACGCCCGGCTGCCCGACGGCAACGGCATCGACGTCTGCCGGGACGTCCGCGCCGTGGACTCCTCGATCAAAGGGCTGATCCTCACCTCGTACGAGGACGACGAGGCGCTGTTCGCGGCGATCATGGCGGGCGCCGCCGGGTACGTGCTCAAGCAGATCCGCGGCACCGACCTGGTGGACGCGGTCCGCCGGGTGGCGGCCGGGCAGTCGCTGCTCGACCCGGCGATCACCACCCGCGTGCTGGAGCGCATCCGCAGCGGCGTGGAGCAGCCCCGGGAGCTGAAGTCGCTCACCGAGCAGGAGCGGCGGATCCTGGAGTACGTGGCGGAGGGGCTCACCAACCGGGAGATCGCCGGGAAGATGTTCCTGGCCGAGAAGACGGTGAAGAACTACGTCTCCAGCGTGCTGGCCAAGCTCGGTCTGGAGCGGCGCACCCAGGCGGCGGTGCTGGCGACCCGGCTGCTCGGCAAGAACACCTGA
- a CDS encoding GAF domain-containing sensor histidine kinase yields MTPLSRVRLDELLQEMLDRVGEVVTSRERLRALLDAVVGIGSDLDLRSTLQRIVQSACELAGARYGALGVIGPDRMLHDFIVHGISPELHEKIGELPHGRGVLGLLIDEPKPVRMPDITKHPNSYGFPPHHPPMHSFLGVPVRIRDHVWGNLYLAEKQGAAEFTEDDEEIVVALAAAAGVAIENARLYALAHRRERWLAAAAEITSVLLGEVRRTDALTLVARRAREVAEAELALVLLYDEDEAQFTVEVVDGADPVTRELVGVVLPAAETSFAASATSGRHDQVENLAAAAPWPRPVVAGPAVVSPLAAADTLHGVLVIGYRPDHGPAADDDLALLASFAGQAALAMERARGQEERELLVVLEDRERIARDLHDVVIQRLFATGLQLQSGAMNARPEAAKRINQAVDDLDATIRDIRRTIFELRTPMSAALRTEIREAIEVAAESLGYRPDLELVGPIDSAVPDQMRPELTAVLREALSNAVRHAQAGRVWVCVRVDSGRVEITVTDDGVGCDPEAARSGLVNLRERAERLGGEFSLRRAEPRGTELRWSVPLD; encoded by the coding sequence CTGACCCCGCTGTCCCGCGTCCGCCTGGACGAACTGCTCCAGGAGATGCTCGACCGCGTCGGCGAGGTGGTGACCAGCCGCGAGCGGCTACGGGCGCTGCTGGACGCCGTCGTCGGCATCGGTTCCGACCTCGACCTGCGCAGCACGCTGCAGCGGATCGTGCAGTCGGCGTGCGAGCTGGCCGGCGCCCGCTACGGCGCGCTGGGCGTGATCGGCCCCGACCGGATGCTGCACGACTTCATCGTCCACGGCATCAGCCCCGAACTGCACGAGAAGATCGGCGAGCTGCCGCACGGCCGCGGCGTGCTGGGTCTGCTCATCGACGAGCCGAAGCCGGTACGCATGCCGGACATCACCAAGCACCCCAACTCGTACGGCTTCCCGCCGCACCACCCGCCGATGCACAGCTTCCTCGGCGTGCCGGTACGCATCCGCGACCACGTCTGGGGCAACCTCTACCTGGCCGAGAAGCAGGGCGCCGCCGAGTTCACCGAGGACGACGAGGAGATCGTGGTGGCGCTGGCCGCCGCGGCCGGCGTGGCGATCGAGAACGCCCGCCTCTACGCGCTGGCGCACCGGCGGGAACGCTGGCTCGCCGCCGCCGCGGAGATCACTTCCGTGCTGCTCGGCGAGGTGCGCCGCACCGACGCGCTGACCCTCGTGGCCCGCCGCGCCCGCGAGGTCGCCGAAGCCGAGCTGGCCCTGGTGCTGCTCTACGACGAGGACGAGGCACAGTTCACAGTCGAGGTGGTCGACGGCGCCGACCCGGTCACCCGGGAACTGGTCGGCGTGGTGCTGCCGGCCGCCGAGACCAGCTTCGCCGCGTCCGCCACGTCGGGCCGGCACGACCAGGTGGAGAACCTCGCCGCCGCGGCGCCCTGGCCCCGGCCCGTGGTCGCCGGGCCGGCCGTGGTCTCCCCGCTCGCCGCCGCCGACACGCTGCACGGCGTCCTGGTGATCGGCTACCGGCCCGACCACGGCCCCGCCGCCGACGACGACCTCGCGCTGCTGGCCAGCTTCGCCGGACAGGCCGCGCTCGCCATGGAACGGGCCCGCGGGCAGGAGGAGCGGGAACTGCTTGTCGTCCTGGAGGACCGCGAACGCATTGCCCGCGACCTGCACGACGTGGTGATCCAGCGGCTGTTCGCCACCGGCCTGCAACTGCAGAGCGGCGCGATGAACGCCCGCCCCGAGGCAGCCAAGCGGATCAACCAGGCCGTGGACGACCTGGACGCCACCATCCGCGACATCCGCCGCACCATCTTCGAGCTGCGTACCCCGATGAGCGCGGCGCTGCGCACCGAGATCCGCGAGGCCATCGAGGTGGCCGCCGAGTCGCTCGGCTACCGGCCCGACCTGGAACTGGTCGGCCCGATCGACAGCGCCGTCCCGGACCAGATGCGCCCCGAACTCACCGCCGTGCTGCGCGAGGCGCTGTCCAACGCGGTACGCCATGCGCAGGCCGGCCGGGTCTGGGTGTGTGTCCGCGTCGACTCCGGCCGGGTCGAGATCACCGTCACCGACGACGGGGTCGGGTGCGACCCGGAGGCGGCCCGCAGCGGGCTGGTCAACCTGCGCGAGCGGGCCGAGCGGCTGGGCGGCGAGTTCTCGCTGCGCCGGGCCGAGCCGCGCGGCACCGAGCTGCGCTGGAGCGTCCCGCTCGACTGA
- a CDS encoding Acg family FMN-binding oxidoreductase, which yields MSHETPAGDRPLTTALAEAAGMAGHAPSVHNTQPWHWTVLPDALELRVVRERHLSAMDPEGHLLVVSCGAALHHARVALAAEGWTPVVERLPDPKEPDLLARITSLKHTGADPDAMRVVQCMQVRHTDRRPVSDEQIPTAALGDIDRAATLEGVNLQLLDDTQKIQLASAAQQAAAVEADSPELREELAYWTSRAGTGTGLPPEVLPEQAPQTTVPARDFGRAGSLPIGPGHDKTAVYGILWGADDELMSWLRAGEALSAAWLAATRHGVSLVPLSGVVEVEGTREVLRQMLAGLGFPYISMRLGMADPTHAGPPHTPRLDVTETVDTSAVRDRLT from the coding sequence ATGAGCCACGAGACGCCGGCCGGCGATCGCCCGTTGACCACCGCGCTCGCGGAGGCCGCCGGAATGGCCGGCCACGCCCCCTCGGTGCACAACACGCAGCCGTGGCACTGGACGGTTCTGCCCGACGCGCTGGAGCTGCGGGTGGTACGCGAGCGGCACCTCAGCGCCATGGACCCGGAGGGTCACCTGCTGGTGGTGAGCTGCGGCGCCGCGCTGCACCACGCCCGGGTGGCGCTGGCCGCCGAGGGCTGGACCCCGGTGGTGGAGCGGCTGCCCGACCCGAAGGAACCCGACCTGCTGGCCCGGATCACCAGCCTGAAGCACACCGGCGCCGACCCCGACGCCATGCGCGTCGTGCAGTGCATGCAGGTCCGGCACACCGACCGGCGGCCGGTCAGCGACGAGCAGATCCCGACCGCCGCGCTCGGCGACATCGACCGCGCCGCCACGCTCGAGGGCGTGAACCTGCAACTGCTCGACGACACCCAGAAGATCCAGCTCGCCAGCGCCGCCCAGCAGGCCGCCGCCGTCGAGGCGGACAGCCCGGAGCTGCGCGAGGAACTGGCGTACTGGACCAGCCGGGCCGGCACCGGCACCGGGCTGCCGCCGGAGGTGCTGCCCGAGCAGGCCCCGCAGACGACCGTTCCGGCCCGCGACTTCGGCCGCGCCGGTTCGCTGCCGATCGGCCCCGGCCACGACAAGACCGCCGTGTACGGGATCCTCTGGGGCGCCGACGACGAGCTGATGAGCTGGCTGCGCGCCGGTGAGGCGCTCTCCGCCGCCTGGCTCGCCGCCACCCGGCACGGGGTGTCGCTGGTGCCGCTGTCCGGCGTGGTGGAGGTCGAGGGCACCCGCGAGGTGCTGCGGCAGATGCTCGCCGGCCTCGGTTTCCCGTACATCAGCATGCGGCTCGGCATGGCCGACCCGACGCACGCCGGACCGCCGCACACCCCCCGGCTGGACGTCACCGAGACCGTCGACACCTCGGCGGTCCGCGACCGGCTCACCTGA